The sequence ATCGCCCTCGCTAGCAAGCGAAAAAGGAGCGGAGGGGGGGCACCACCCACCCTGGGATTCTCTCCGGTTTCCAGCTTTGCAAGATTAACTTTTTAATCGGTGCTTGATGGTTGGCTGCAGCCTTTGGCCGGATTCGTGCGCGCGGATGGCGACATGGACACAGATCTGGAGACAGACGGGCTGGCCGCCACTTCATCCTCCAGTGCCAGTGGTGAGCACCCAGCTCACAGCTCACGGCTTGTATTCTTACCAGCGTTCTTGCTGGAGCTCCACTTTACAGCCCTATTAAGAGAGTTTGCGCTCCCTGAAGCCTCCGCAGCGTTCACGGAGCCGCACGACGACGAGGAGGCGCAGTGTGGGGCGAAGGGAGAGTGGCAGGAACCGGCCAAGAGCCCGGCGGGCGGCGCCACTGCCATCCGAGGTACGTACGAGATTTCCAGGTCTGCAACGTAGTACTAGGTGGTGTGAGGTTTTCCAATCTTGTATGCTTGTGTGCTGTTCGACAGAATGCCAGAGCCAGCGACGGTGCCGGACAGAGGCTGTTTACCTGCACGGTAGGAAGGGGCTGAAGCAGCGGCCGGCCTCGCTCGACTTTGGCAGCGCCGGGTTCAACAGCGGGACTCCGTTTTCTCCGGGCTTTGTGGTCGGAGGCGCCGGGTTTGCGAGCAAGGGACTTGTGTCGTCGCAGATCAGCTCCGGCGTGTTCCCTAGTCCCGGCACGCCGAGCTATCCGCGGCGGCACCGGCCGTCGGCCTTGGGGTACCAGAAGGGGTGGAGCTCGGAGAGAGTGCCTCTTCCTTCCAAAGGTAATAATACTAGGAGGTACCCAGGCAGCAGCATGGCATTTCCTCTCAACAGTAGGAGGACACTGCCCTCAAAATGGGAGGATGCGGAGAGGTGGATCTTCAGTCCCAAATCAAATGCCGGCGATGCGCGTGAGAAGACCGCCACATTGCCCCATGCTCGACGGCCGAAGGCTAAAAGTGGTCCTCTTGGGCCTCCTGGAAGATTTGGTGGACAGTATTCATCTGTATCTTCATCTGTCTCTTTGTTTGACAGTGGGAGAGTTGGGCATTTAGCAGCAAACTCACCTTTCTTGGCTGGAGTACTGATACCTGAACACTATGGTGGGGCGAAAAGTAATGTTGGGAGGTACACAAGTGGAACAGCTGGTGATGAGTTCGGTATTGGCATAGTTGGCGGGTCTTCTCTAGCACATATCGGGTCTCCTGCTATGCAATCTACCATGGTGCGCCGACGACTAGATACTGCAATTGAGTCATCTGCATCATTGCCCAGCACCCAAGAATCTGTACAAGGTATTAAGAAATTTCTACCCATCATTTTTAGCCTATTGCTTAGTATTGAATTATGGGTCTACAAAGTATAAACATGTAGAGGGCAACCCTCTGTTTGGGGTTTGCGGTTGTCTCTCTGGTTGCTAAAGCACTGTTAAATTGTGAAGCTCCTCATGAGTTGCATTATAAACACTAgtttttggcatttggtatcttGGTAACTTGGTAACTGATTTTATCATAGCACTTGCAAGCTGAATATCACCAGAAGTTGATCTTATGCTTTTACTGTACCTAATGAGAATTAAGTAAATCTTCAGCTGATGCTTGTTTGTTTGGTTTCATATCAGGCGAAGAGGCTGAGTTCGTAGAAGATTCAGCCCCCATTGCCACCCCTATAATTTCAAGGAAGGATACCGCAACTCAAACTAGTCCAGATCTAAGTAGGTCTTC comes from Triticum urartu cultivar G1812 unplaced genomic scaffold, Tu2.1 TuUngrouped_contig_6984, whole genome shotgun sequence and encodes:
- the LOC125531363 gene encoding uncharacterized protein LOC125531363 (The sequence of the model RefSeq protein was modified relative to this genomic sequence to represent the inferred CDS: added 216 bases not found in genome assembly), whose protein sequence is MRGAGDCELEVRGVMGEQEEAASASASERAMRQRRGRRRWGRAGADDGYSTSSTGGRGGSSGSGSGSLGCDSPLAGFVRADGDMDTDLETDGLAATSSSSASASAAFTEPHDDEEAQCGAKGEWQEPAKSPAGGATAIRECQSQRRCRTEAVYLHGRKGLKQRPASLDFGSAGFNSGTPFSPGFVVGGAGFASKGLVSSQISSGVFPSPGTPSYPRRHRPSALGYQKGWSSERVPLPSKGNNTRRYPGSSMAFPLNSRRTLPSKWEDAERWIFSPKSNAGDAREKTATLPHARRPKAKSGPLGPPGRFGGQYSSVSSSVSLFDSGRVGHLAANSPFLAGVLIPEHYGGAKSNVGRYTSGTAGDEFGIGIVGGSSLAHIGSPAMQSTMVRRRLDTAIESSASLPSTQESVQGEEAEFVEDSAPIATPIISRKDTATQTSPDLSRSSSPSARPSFVRSFSMQQAKERESCFSDLEIRDVQMDERVSLTRWSKKHVTQASNKNSTNMLEWNKKTVDSKSSSWESTETKCTLKVEREEAKLTAWENLQKAKAEAAIQKLVMKLEKKRSFSLDRILNTLRSAQRKAQGMRDAATASQDEHLCRKAKKTSHVTKNGQIRSLSGCFTCHAF